One Danio aesculapii chromosome 13, fDanAes4.1, whole genome shotgun sequence DNA window includes the following coding sequences:
- the wu:fj16a03 gene encoding uncharacterized protein wu:fj16a03 encodes MKAWFVLFLLLPVCMADYYIECMGEDFLMVRDMVLQCRSKVPQACYTRATGEKGCVSEQFCERKGWKCCHGNLCNA; translated from the exons ATGAAGGCCTGGTTTGTTCTGTTCCTGCTGCTGCCTGTCTGTATGG CGGATTATTACATCGAGTGCATGGGGGAGGATTTCCTGATGGTGAGAGACATGGTTCTGCAGTGCAGGAGTAAAGTTCCTCAGGCCTGTTATACGAGAG CGACCGGAGAGAAAGGCTGTGTGAGTGAGCAGTTCTGCGAGAGGAAAGGCTGGAAATGCTG